AGTTCCCGATTGGGTTTTCCGACGCCGACCTGTGCCAGAAAATAACCCGGATCGGGTATAAAATAATTTATACCCCCTTCGCCGAGCTCTACCACCACGAATCGTTATCCCGCAAGACCCACGAGGAATGGTATGAAAAACACACGCTCTTTAAGCGTTACCTCGGCGCGACCACACTGGCGGATAAACACTACAAGCACGCCTGAGCGGAGACGCCGCCATCCAAAACGGGCGCCGGCTGTTCGTTGTGAATGCCGCAAACATTACAGCCCGGATGTTTTAACGGAACGGTTTAAGCGCAAGTCCGCCGCCCGGGACAAATCCCCCGGCGCAAGCCAGCCAGTTAATCCACCCGCCCAGGCCGTTGCCGTTCAAGGCCGAAACCTGGAAAACCGGCGCGCGCGGATTGAGCTTGCGGATAAAGCCGAGGCATTTTTTCAGCCGGAAGGGAACATGGGGCAGAAGATCCGTTTTGGTAATCACGACCGCCCCCGCCTCCCTGAAAATCAACGGGTATTTCAAGGGCTTATCGTCCCCTTCCGTGACGCTGATCGCAACCGCCTTGGCGTGTTCGCCGATATCAAATTCGGCCGGGCAGACCAGGTTGCCGACATTTTCAACAATGATCATGTCCAGACGGCGCAGGGGCAAGTCGCGGACGGCGTAATGAACCATCTTGGCCTCCAGATGGCACCCGCCGCCGGTCAAAAGCTGACTGACACGGCAATTGAGCCGCGCCAGACGGCGGGCGTCATTCTTTGTTTCCAAATCCCCTTCCAGGACGGCGAAATCAAGCCGGCGCGAAAGTTTTCGCACCGTCTTTTCAAGCAGGGCGGTTTTGCCAGCGCCGGGCGAGCCGATCAGGTTAAGCATTTTTATGTTTTCTTTGGCCAGCAAAACGCGGGTTTTGGCCGCCCAGCGGTCGTTGTCGCCCATTAAATCGCGGTAGACTTTGATTTTCATTCCACCTCTATGCTTTCAAGATAAAGCTCCCGGCCGGCGGCAATTTCCAGATCAACTCCGCCGCACTTCCGGCAGGCAAACATAAGGCCGCCGGCGGCCCCCCGCCAGCCGCAGCGGGCGCACTTTAGTTTGACCGGAACGGTTTTAATCAGCAGGGATGA
This genomic stretch from Kiritimatiellia bacterium harbors:
- the hypB gene encoding hydrogenase nickel incorporation protein HypB, encoding MKIKVYRDLMGDNDRWAAKTRVLLAKENIKMLNLIGSPGAGKTALLEKTVRKLSRRLDFAVLEGDLETKNDARRLARLNCRVSQLLTGGGCHLEAKMVHYAVRDLPLRRLDMIIVENVGNLVCPAEFDIGEHAKAVAISVTEGDDKPLKYPLIFREAGAVVITKTDLLPHVPFRLKKCLGFIRKLNPRAPVFQVSALNGNGLGGWINWLACAGGFVPGGGLALKPFR